From Fusobacterium varium:
GGTCATTGTTATTTTATCAACTGTGATATGTATTTTACAAAAGATATGTATCCTGATGATTTACATTGCCCAGAAGAAATTGCAAAACTTCCTGACATCGTTTGTCGTGGCGGAAGCTGTATTATTGATCCTTATGGTCATTATGAAACAGAACCTGTATGGGACAAAGAAGCAATTATCTATGCTGAACTGGATATGGAAAAAGTTCCTATGAGTCGTATGGAATTTGATGTCTGTGGGCATTACTCAAGACCTGATATTCTTGAATTAAAAGTTAAAGAATAATTTTATAATAGAAAAAGCCTAATATTTTTATTAATATTAGACTTTTTTCTTTTTCTCTATTTCTTATTTTTCAAGATTTAAAAACATATTATTCCACTTTGCTCCTCCATGAGAAGAAGCAGACACTCCCTGATTTTCAAAACCAAATTTTTCATAATATTTAATCAAATAATCTTTGCATGTCAATATAATACCCTTTTTCTTTCTTTTTTTACTCAAAGATATCATATGCTTCATCAATTCTCCAGCTATTCCTTTTTTTCTATACTCTGGAAGTACATCTAATCCAAATACTGTCTGATAATCTCCTGATGCTTTGTGCAGTAAAGGATTATGATACAGTTCATCTGGAAGTTCCGGCTTATCTGTTGTACATCCATTTATAAAACCAATAACTTTTTCATTTTCAACTGCCACTATAAAATTTTCTCCAAA
This genomic window contains:
- a CDS encoding putative acetyltransferase, whose product is MKMLEIRMAEKNDVEKIVKIEQECFPAAEAAKEEDIYKRFEVFGENFIVAVENEKVIGFINGCTTDKPELPDELYHNPLLHKASGDYQTVFGLDVLPEYRKKGIAGELMKHMISLSKKRKKKGIILTCKDYLIKYYEKFGFENQGVSASSHGGAKWNNMFLNLEK